A stretch of the Ctenopharyngodon idella isolate HZGC_01 chromosome 14, HZGC01, whole genome shotgun sequence genome encodes the following:
- the LOC127494450 gene encoding uncharacterized protein LOC127494450, translating to MDLYSRWVSWRRIVRFPLHLTCQSLQPKSPLQSPFQPMSPLQSLNPLQSPLQSMNLLETAPVHEFSPEPALVHESSLEPAPVLESAPEPASAHESAPESASTPEMAAMPEPSAEMVATPEPSAETVPTPKPSAEMAATSEPSAHEPASEPVLVPEFPVCLDMTKEVVLESPVCLNKTKEIVPECSVGPDVTTEVVPEFPVCLETTVEVVVELFTCLDTTLEVIPELFACLNTTRSLEFPFGNALEGVPEIPACPVAALMVTSNFFVFNVSVLSGQLCWLLDPPDPPWGSSSTATRHWWSSAPPWGSSSLSALLCWSSAPLWRSSALTALQWWSPAPPWTPIKPSPPWPPVQPALPWPVIKPFPPWLPVQPVPPWPPNLPQSPPHGPGPPSLLLFHLLPPPSWTFLDCFFLGGGGMSRSQSCFVLLKDFYVEMHSEFPLCLCSFPVWFSFLCRHISGHLH from the exons ATGGATCTGTATTCACGGTGGGTGTCATGGAGGAGGATTGTGAGATTCCCACTACATTTGACATGCCAGAGTCTCCAGCCCAAGAGTCCACTCCAGAGCCCGTTCCAGCCCATGAGCCCACTCCAGTCCTTGaatccgctccagagcccgctccagtcgATGAATCTGCTCGAGACAGCTCCTGTCCATGAATTCTCTCCAGAGCCCGCTCTAGTCCATGAATCCTCTTtagagcccgctccagtccttgagtctgctccagagcccgctTCAGCCCATGAGTCTGCTCCAGAGTCTGCTTCAACCC ctgagatggctgccatgcctgagccctcagctGAGATGGTTGCCAcccctgagccctcagccgagacGGTTCCCACGCCCaagccctcagccgagatggctgccacgtCTGAGCCTTCAGCCCATGAGCCCGCTTCAGAGCCTGTTCTAGTCCCTGAGTTCCCTGTTTGTCTGGATATGACCAAGGAAGTTGTCCTTGAGTCCCCTGTTTGCCTTAATAAGACTAAGGAGATTGTTCCTGAGTGCTCTGTTGGCCCTGATGTGACCACAGAAGTGGTTCCTGAGTTTCCTGTGTGCCTCGAAACGACCGTAGAGGTCGTTGTTGAACTGTTTACCTGCCTCGACACAACCTTAGAGGTTATTCCTGAGTTGTTTGCTTGCCTCAATACGACCAGATCGCTGGAGTTCCCTTTTGGCAATGCCTTGGAGGGCGTTCCTGAGATCCCTGCCTGTCCGGTTGCAGCCCTAATGGTCACTTCTAActtttttgtgtttaatgtttCAGTTTTGTCTGGTCAGCTATGTTGGCTTCTAGATCCACCTGATCCGCCCTGGGGGTCTTCAAGTACGGCTACACGGCACTGGTGGTCGTCTGCGCCACCGTGGGGATCTTCAAGCCTGTCTGCACTGCTGTGCTGGTCGTCTGCGCCACTGTGGAGGTCTTCAGCCCTGACTGCACTGCAGTGGTGGTCACCAGCTCCGCCCTGGACGCCTATCAAGCCTTCTCCACCCTGGCCACCTGTCCAGCCTGCTCTGCCCTGGCCTGTTATCAAGCCTTTTCCGCCCTGGCTGCCTGTTCAGCCTGTTCCACCCTGGCCTCCCAATCTGCCTCAGTCTCCACCACATGGGCCAGGTCCTCCATCCCTCCTCCTGTTCCACCTCCTCCCACCTCCCTCCTGGACTTTCctggattgtttttttttgggggggggaggTATGTCACGATCTCAgtcttgttttgtcttgttaAAGGACTTTTATGTTGAAATGCATTCTGAGTTTCCATTGTGTCTGTGTTCCTTTCCTGTTTGGTTTTCATTTCTGTGTCGTCATATTAGTGGTCACCTGCATTAG